Proteins from a single region of Crassaminicella profunda:
- the mreD gene encoding rod shape-determining protein MreD, with protein MRVLAVSFIIIINFLIQSTFLQHFRILGVLPNTSLIVVVGFSILWGKKSGAIIGFFTGMLQDILLGNMIGANALIYMLIGYNIGILEKKIYKDNHLAPIFFTTISTILYQLMYYVIMYIAHNGANIIFLFRKIVFLEVIYNAVLSIFIYSILYKLTRHPYMKVKTR; from the coding sequence ATGAGAGTGTTAGCTGTTTCATTCATTATCATAATAAATTTTTTAATACAATCTACTTTTTTGCAACACTTTAGAATATTAGGGGTGCTTCCTAATACGAGTTTAATTGTTGTTGTTGGATTTTCTATTTTATGGGGAAAGAAAAGTGGAGCTATAATTGGTTTTTTTACAGGAATGCTACAGGATATATTATTAGGAAATATGATAGGTGCCAATGCATTAATTTATATGTTGATAGGCTATAATATTGGAATTTTAGAAAAGAAAATTTATAAAGATAATCATTTAGCACCTATATTTTTTACAACTATTTCTACTATATTATACCAATTAATGTACTATGTAATTATGTATATAGCTCATAATGGGGCCAACATAATTTTTCTGTTTAGGAAAATTGTCTTTTTAGAAGTCATATATAATGCTGTCTTATCTATATTCATTTATAGCATTTTATACAAACTTACGAGACATCCTTATATGAAAGTAAAAACAAGGTGA
- the mreC gene encoding rod shape-determining protein MreC: protein MIVTFVTIILIIIMGITIGGRAKVTMPENIIGKVITPIQKVLYKGGQGVERTISSLFTFRTIAKENELLKKEAEKLNQKVIQLSLTRDELNELRNLYGALNYAKENHKNDYVTASITGKDIGNWFNMFTIDVGKDQGVRKDSTVMNGEGLIGRVFEVGDDWSKVVTIIDNKSSVSFQILRNNQYIGVIRGSVKGELKGYLIDPEADVLVGDKLITSGLSMYEKGILIGEIKEVIKQEDELLKTIVVEPEVNFKKLDKVFIIKSDKLN from the coding sequence ATGATAGTAACATTTGTTACTATCATTCTCATTATTATAATGGGAATTACAATAGGTGGAAGAGCAAAAGTAACAATGCCTGAAAATATTATTGGTAAAGTGATAACACCAATACAGAAAGTGCTTTATAAGGGTGGTCAAGGTGTTGAACGTACAATAAGTTCGTTATTTACGTTTAGAACAATTGCAAAGGAAAATGAGTTATTAAAAAAAGAAGCAGAAAAGCTCAATCAGAAAGTAATACAATTATCTCTTACAAGAGATGAATTAAATGAACTAAGAAATTTATATGGTGCGCTAAATTATGCAAAAGAGAATCATAAGAATGATTATGTAACAGCAAGTATTACAGGAAAAGATATTGGAAATTGGTTTAACATGTTTACCATTGATGTAGGAAAAGATCAAGGGGTAAGAAAAGATAGCACTGTAATGAATGGTGAAGGATTAATTGGAAGAGTTTTTGAAGTAGGAGATGATTGGTCTAAAGTTGTAACGATTATAGATAATAAAAGTTCTGTAAGTTTTCAGATTTTACGGAACAATCAATATATTGGAGTAATTAGAGGAAGTGTAAAGGGTGAACTTAAGGGATATTTGATTGACCCTGAGGCAGATGTATTAGTTGGAGATAAATTAATTACCTCAGGACTTAGTATGTATGAAAAGGGAATACTCATTGGTGAAATTAAAGAAGTCATAAAGCAGGAAGATGAACTCTTAAAAACCATTGTAGTAGAACCTGAAGTAAATTTTAAAAAACTAGACAAAGTATTCATTATAAAATCTGATAAATTAAATTAA
- a CDS encoding rod shape-determining protein → MGLFNYFSKDMGIDLGTANTLVYIRGRGIVVREPSVVAIQEDTKEVLAVGQEAKQMIGRTPGNIIAIRPLKDGVIADFDITQSMLKYFIKRAYPKKSLLFAPRVVVGVPSGVTEVERRSVEEAALQAGAKEAYLIEEPMAAAIGAGLPVEEPTGSMVVDIGGGTTEIAVISLGGIVTSRSVRVGGDELDESIVQYIKKEYSLMIGERTAEEIKVTVGSAFPKVKEEKMAIRGRDLVSGLPKTLTITSTEILEALHEPINTIIEAIKYTLEKTPPELASDIMEQGIMLTGGGALLDGFNKLVRKETGMPVHIAEEPLDCVALGTGKTIEEIETLKRVLISSKRLR, encoded by the coding sequence ATGGGATTATTTAATTACTTTTCAAAGGATATGGGAATAGATTTAGGAACAGCAAATACACTTGTGTATATTAGAGGTAGAGGGATTGTGGTAAGAGAACCTTCTGTAGTTGCTATACAGGAAGATACGAAGGAAGTTTTAGCTGTAGGACAAGAAGCAAAGCAAATGATAGGTAGAACACCTGGAAATATTATTGCTATTAGACCTTTAAAAGATGGCGTAATAGCTGATTTTGATATAACACAGAGTATGTTAAAATATTTTATTAAAAGGGCTTATCCTAAAAAGTCTTTATTGTTTGCACCACGTGTAGTAGTAGGGGTACCATCTGGAGTAACAGAGGTTGAAAGAAGATCTGTAGAAGAAGCTGCTCTTCAAGCTGGAGCAAAAGAGGCCTATCTTATAGAAGAACCTATGGCTGCGGCTATTGGAGCAGGATTACCTGTAGAAGAGCCTACCGGTAGCATGGTTGTTGATATTGGAGGAGGTACGACAGAAATTGCAGTAATTTCATTAGGTGGTATTGTAACAAGTAGATCTGTTAGAGTTGGTGGAGATGAATTAGATGAGTCTATTGTCCAATATATAAAGAAAGAGTATAGTTTAATGATTGGAGAAAGAACAGCTGAAGAAATAAAGGTAACAGTTGGCTCAGCGTTTCCTAAAGTAAAAGAAGAAAAAATGGCAATAAGAGGAAGAGATTTGGTTTCAGGATTACCTAAAACTTTAACCATTACTTCAACAGAGATATTAGAAGCATTGCATGAACCGATTAATACAATTATTGAGGCTATCAAGTATACTTTAGAAAAAACGCCTCCAGAACTTGCATCAGATATTATGGAACAAGGAATTATGCTTACTGGTGGAGGTGCTCTTTTAGATGGATTCAACAAATTAGTACGAAAAGAAACAGGTATGCCTGTTCATATTGCGGAGGAACCACTTGATTGTGTTGCATTAGGTACGGGTAAGACAATTGAAGAAATTGAAACATTAAAAAGAGTACTTATTTCTTCGAAGAGACTTAGATAA